A genomic window from Schistocerca gregaria isolate iqSchGreg1 unplaced genomic scaffold, iqSchGreg1.2 ptg000818l, whole genome shotgun sequence includes:
- the LOC126322579 gene encoding CTD small phosphatase-like protein 2 isoform X1: MIFENEGGSPLVETYVTLSSSPRIGDKVLSSTLQGCQNIDQQSVSMLNQTSSKKRDVHDVSIIGLNKAQSTITDGAFNSNSGTVSSLKKLKSKRPKKSSLTVSLNSAKSLLGNTSIKDKDRSGDPFFSTNLPCEGKCSHLPTLVEKDGKATLPLSSVGATETSTGPPSSSPPCSTRVVARKASVANYLTAYRVMRNINRAFLKFNEKIRSLRQPHFPINNSLEQEQGARLSASSDIRISKKAVQQHSKSKCLEDAHNDEFVDFDSFYLIAMLPPLDTLPPPPNAPCLPIKSHNAPPITLVLDLDETLVHCSSKKVDNPGMVISFDFKEKQHEIYVKKRPGFDEFLEHVSQLFETVIFTASDRVYADKLLSILDPERKWIHHRIFRESCTYVLGNYLKNLHVLGRELSKVVIIDNSPFSFAYQLDNGIPINSWTDDHRDRELLHLLPFLESAAACSDVRPLLHSKFHLQDRLEEFKKSYFL, translated from the exons ATGATATTTGAAAACGAAGGGGGGAGTCCTCTAGTAGAGACATATGTCACTCTCAGCAGCAGCCCGAGGATTGGAGATAAAGTTTTATCTTCGACTTTACAAGGCTGCCAAAACATAGACCAGCAAAGCGTTTCGATGCTCAATCAGACCAGCTCAAAGAAGAGAGATGTCCACGATGTGTCTATCATTGGCCTGAATAAAGCTCAGAGTACC ATAACCGACGGTGCTTTTAATTCTAATTCTGGCACTGTTTCCTCGCTAAAGAAATTAAAAAGTAAGCGCCCGAAAAAATCGAGTTTGACGGTCTCACTCAATTCGGCGAAAAGTTTACTAGGCAATACATCAATTAAGGATAAAGATCGATCAGGTG ATCCATTTTTTTCTACCAACCTCCCTTGCGAAGGAAAATGCTCGCATCTCCCGACCCTTGTCGAAAAAGATGGAAAAGCTACACTGCCGCTTTCTAGTGTCGGCGCGACAGAAACGAGTACCGGACCACCTTCTTCATCGCCACCATGCTCTACTAGAGTGGTAGCCCGCAAAGCTTCGGTCGCTAATTATCTTACTGCTTACAGGGTTATGCGAAATATCAATCGGGCGTTCCTCAAATTTAACGAAAAAATACGCTCTTTACGTCAACCTCATTTTCCTATAAACAATAGTCTAGAGCAGGAACAGGGAGCGCGTCTGAGTGCGAGCAGTGACATCCGTATATCCAAAAAGGCCGTCCAACAGCATTCGAAGTCGAAATGTTTGGAAGATGCACATAACGACGAGTTTGTTGATTTTGATTCTTTTTACCTAATTGCGATGTTGCCTCCTTTAGATACACTTCCGCCCCCGCCAAATGCACCTTGCTTACCTATTAAATCTCATAATGCACCCCCGATCACACTCGTGTTAGATCTTGACGAAACCCTTGTTCATTGCAGCTCGAAGAAGGTCGATAATCCCGGTATGGTTATTTCCTTTGATTTCAAAGAGAAGCAGCACGAGATATATGTCAAAAAGCGCCCAGGCTTCGACGAGTTTTTGGAGCATGTCAGCCAATTATTTGAGACCGTCATATTCACAGCCTCTGATAGGGTGTATGCCGACAAGCTTCTAAGCATTTTAGATCCAGAAAGAAAGTGGATCCACCATAGAATCTTTCGCGAAAGTTGTACCTATGTTTTGGGAAATTATCTTAAAAACTTGCACGTTCTGGGTCGCGAattgtctaaagttgtcattatcgACAATTCACCGTTCTCTTTTGCCTATCAGTTGGACAATGGGATTCCAATCAACAGCTGGACTGACGACCACCGAGATAGAGAACTTCTCCACTTACTGCCATTTTTAGAGTCTGCAGCAGCGTGCTCCGACGTGAGGCCACTTTTGCACTCCAAATTTCACCTTCAAGACCGCCTAGAAGAGTTCAAAAAGAGCTATTTCCTGTAG
- the LOC126322581 gene encoding uncharacterized protein LOC126322581 isoform X2 has translation MRDLHLDVYFTESPDSAEPKLVLMEKWTVAYVPTDVESRNVDLKIMSALRPLYTFTRNVPLYYLRRLCLQKGTLPISFSYRFSDSPTEPFERDAPVERKQFSTVEHVSLVVQYRSHYNLVMKAVPICVEIKDYTGKHVSASKLDNTVVVPQSGSEFQNRAQRYSANEGGGNEFEPCPQDASPHDAEDYSLFGAFQYAPNPGSSWISASSLESQSSLQHEADRYSLKSLSSEALKTASRRGSGHQSKCHYDTRSGAFFKGLAPPRNVIGSTQTSNSASSDVPEPALGSPDFMSSLILDDTDDEWVDCGLIRKTPVLLGLRPSRILDALMSYERLSAHYDKLTKQ, from the coding sequence ATGAGGGACTTGCACTTGGACGTATACTTTACCGAGTCTCCCGATAGCGCGGAGCCCAAATTGGTTTTAATGGAGAAGTGGACAGTTGCCTACGTTCCGACTGACGTTGAGAGCCGGAACGTCGACCTCAAGATTATGTCTGCGCTTAGGCCGTTGTATACGTTTACTAGGAACGTGCCTCTGTATTACTTGCGTCGTCTTTGTTTGCAGAAGGGGACGTTGCCCATTTCTTTTTCTTATCGTTTCAGTGACTCTCCGACGGAGCCTTTCGAGCGCGACGCGCCAGTGGAGAGGAAGCAGTTTTCCACGGTTGAACACGTGTCTTTGGTGGTTCAGTACCGGAGTCATTACAATTTAGTGATGAAGGCGGTGCCAATTTGCGTTGAAATCAAGGATTACACAGGAAAGCACGTGTCCGCATCCAAGCTGGACAACACGGTGGTGGTTCCTCAGTCCGGGTCCGAGTTTCAAAACAGAGCGCAGCGATACAGCGCGAACGAGGGTGGCGGGAACGAATTTGAGCCGTGCCCGCAAGACGCATCACCTCATGATGCTGAAGATTATTCGCTGTTTGGCGCTTTTCAGTACGCCCCCAATCCGGGGAGCAGCTGGATTTCGGCTTCTTCTCTCGAGTCTCAGAGCTCCTTGCAACACGAGGCGGACAGGTACTCTTTGAAGTCCCTCTCGTCCGAAGCGCTGAAGACTGCATCCAGGAGGGGATCTGGCCACCAGAGTAAGTGCCACTACGACACGCGGTCTGGCGCCTTCTTCAAGGGGCTCGCGCCGCCCAGAAACGTTATCGGGTCGACTCAAACATCCAACAGCGCTTCCAGCGACGTGCCGGAGCCCGCGTTGGGAAGTCCGGACTTCATGTCGAGCTTGATTTTAGACGACACCGACGACGAATGGGTCGACTGCGGACTGATTAGGAAAACGCCGGTTTTGCTAGGACTTAGGCCGTCGAGGATTTTGGACGCTCTGATGAGCTACGAAAGACTTTCAGCTCATTACGATAAATTAAcgaaacaatga
- the LOC126322576 gene encoding uncharacterized protein LOC126322576 — protein sequence MRGRKKRRADEVGKKSRAGRRRDECAEREKEPKMLPHGKEEDSDLLDYMTSSEDEVDIPDEGIDLSDLVDISMKKESGLKGDSRELEPGEQHGEMLKRIREGLGLRGEVKEEANRTHLVTEMEPENPWRVRMPGLSMRDILEDAQINLDTKKRLEKLDRSNRSLAPGLSRQASRRLERAEQYQYSKARISKWLSTVQSMRRADHLSFPLESDLPKQKRVTCSTLATDFAPSTELEKAIQNILELSGIDEGRLKKEEELATRKLDPEELRLRQARLIKMRSLLYYQEQKSRRMNKIKSKKYRRILRKEKEKKKPTLAELAELDPEAYADELLRLEKLRVRERITLKHGNRTSWAKYALRSKDPNLRQSVQDHLRHGRELLKKMGSDDEESDEDGEEDVDEAEENEKVESGGDILDINGEVIREEKKVCSDTEEEGVFRMEFMKRAAKKRKESYDEMVSEMREEDQKRYEKMISQMQNTRRCEGVIGSDSDDGLEENDQEREDVGKATADSEKATTPSNRMRFCPSSKDLKLPLVEADDSVKLSGRTMTIENSGFESRLGEDSSTSVKFGAVPVEGADNKDANDVEGCSETRPDDPEEKNLKKRYFEFGSKKTHKKSDSPPAVERTSVVDEANPWLANQCEDEEDEVKREKTGSGEAEGSLDIKKIEEGLDKRGHHGFKLLDASNHDSTQLELVNQAFAADHAVLSEFEKEKLEQVEKENDVEKEYAMLTLPGWGEWAGSGVQPSKRRKKLLEEMEKKKAERSKELLEARSDSKLPHVIINQKKFSRIAKYQAVQVPHEYAGNAELYNASLRQPLGKEWNTFTSHAALIRPRVLVQSGQIIRPISLKQTNLLRK from the exons ATGCGTGGCCGCAAGAAGAGA CGTGCAGATGAGGTCGGCAAGAAGTCTAGGGCTGGGAGGAGGAGGGACGAGTGCGCGGAGCGCGAGAAGGAACCCAAGATGCTGCCGCACGGAAAGGAAGAAGATTCGGATTTATTGGACTACATGACGTCGTCAGAAGACGAGGTGGATATTCCAGACGAGGGGATTGATTTGAGTGATTTGGTTGACATTTCCATGAAGAAGGAGTCGGGCCTGAAGGGTGATTCGCGCGAGTTGGAGCCGGgtgagcagcatggagagatgctaaaGAGGATCCGAGAGGGTCTGGGATTGCGTGGCGAAGTGAAAGAGGAGGCAAATCGGACTCACTTGGTGACCGAGATGGAGCCGGAAAATCCTTGGAGGGTCAGGATGCCGGGGCTGAGCATGAGGGATATTTTGGAAGATGCGCAGATCAACTTGGATACAAAGAAGAGACTAGAAAAATTGGATAGGTCTAATCGCTCGCTGGCGCCGGGCTTATCTAGGCAGGCGAGTCGTCGTTTGGAACGCGCTGAGCAGTATCAGTATTCAAAAGCCCGCATTAGTAAGTGGTTGTCGACGGTACAATCGATGAGAAGGGCGGACCACTTGTCGTTTCCGCTCGAGAGTGATCTACCCAAACAGAAGCGTGTCACGTGCTCGACGCTGGCGACTGACTTCGCGCCGTCTACTGAGTTGGAAAAGGCCATTCAAAACATTTTGGAGCTGAGTGGGATTGACGAGGGTCGGCTGAAAAAAGAGGAGGAGCTGGCTACTCGGAAGCTGGATCCCGAAGAGCTGAGACTTCGCCAAGCAAGATTGATCAAGATGAGGTCGTTGCTGTATTATCAGGAGCAGAAGAGCAGACGGATGAATAAGATCAAGAGCAAAAAGTATCGCCGAATTCTCCGaaaggagaaggaaaagaaaaagccaACGTTGGCAGAATTGGCGGAACTTGATCCTGAGGCATACGCTGACGAGCTACTAAGGCTAGAGAAGCTACGCGTGAGAGAAAGGATCACGTTGAAGCACGGAAATAGAACCTCTTGGGCAAAGTACGCGCTGAGAAGCAAAGACCCCAACTTGAGGCAGTCTGTTCAAGACCATTTGAGACATGGCCGAGAGCTGTTAAAGAAGATGGGTTCAGATGACGAGGAGAGCGACGAGGATGGCGAAGAGGACGTCGATGAAGCGGAGGAAAACGAAAAGGTCGAATCGGGTGGGGACATATTGGACATCAATGGCGAGGTGATTCGCGAAGAAAAGAAAGTGTGCTCTGACACAGAGGAAGAAGGGGTGTTCAGGATGGAGTTTATGAAACgggcggcgaagaaaagaaaggagTCATACGATGAAATGGTGTCCGAAATGAGAGAGGAGGACCAGAAAAGGTATGAGAAGATGATATCGCAGATGCAAAACACGAGGCGGTGCGAAGGCGTCATAGGTAGCGACAGTGATGACGGGTTGGAGGAAAACGACCAGGAAAGAGAAGATGTTGGCAAAGCGACGGCAGATAGCGAGAAGGCGACAACACCGTCTAATAGAATGAGGTTTTGCCCATCTTCGAAAGACTTGAAACTGCCTTTAGTAGAAGCAGATGACAGCGTTAAGTTGTCAGGCAGAACTATGACAATTGAAAATTCTGGATTCGAGTCGAGACTAGGCGAAGACTCGTCTACCAGCGTAAAGTTTGGCGCGGTCCCGGTTGAAGGAGCGGACAACAAAGACGCGAACGACGTCGAAGGTTGCTCGGAAACAAGGCCAGACGACCCcgaagaaaaaaatttgaaaaaaagataTTTTGAATTTGGAAGCAAAAAAACGCACAAGAAATCTGATTCGCCTCCTGCTGTAGAGCGTACGTCCGTTGTCGACGAGGCGAATCCGTGGCTGGCGAATCAATGCGAAGACGAGGAAGATGAGGTGAAGAGAGAGAAGACCGGCTCGGGAGAGGCCGAAGGGTCGTTAGATATTAAAAAGATTGAAGAAGGGCTAGACAAGAGAGGTCACCACGGATTCAAGTTGCTAGACGCGTCGAATCACGATTCTACTCAGTTAGAGCTCGTGAATCAGGCATTTGCGGCCGACCATGCTGTTTTGAGCGAGTTTGAGAAGGAGAAACTTGAGCAGGTTGAAAAAGAGAACGATGTAGAGAAAGAATATGCGATGCTAACGTTACCTGGGTGGGGCGAGTGGGCCGGATCTGGGGTTCAGCCTTCGAAGCGAAGGAAGAAGCTgttggaagaaatggaaaagaagaagGCTGAACGCAGTAAGGAGCTGTTAGAGGCTCGGTCggacagtaaacttccacatgtcattataaatcaaaaaaagttttcgagAATTGCCAAATATCAAGCGGTGCAGGTTCCGCACGAATACGCCGGAAACGCCGAGCTATACAACGCCTCTCTCCGACAGCCTTTGGGCAAAGAGTGGAACACCTTCACGAGTCATGCCGCGTTGATCAGGCCCAGAGTTCTTGTCCAGTCGGGCCAAATCATACGTCCAATTTCTTTGAAGCAGACCAACTTGCttcgaaagtga
- the LOC126322579 gene encoding CTD small phosphatase-like protein 2 isoform X2: MIFENEGGSPLVETYVTLSSSPRIGDKVLSSTLQGCQNIDQQSVSMLNQTSSKKRDVHDVSIIGLNKAQSTKLKSKRPKKSSLTVSLNSAKSLLGNTSIKDKDRSGDPFFSTNLPCEGKCSHLPTLVEKDGKATLPLSSVGATETSTGPPSSSPPCSTRVVARKASVANYLTAYRVMRNINRAFLKFNEKIRSLRQPHFPINNSLEQEQGARLSASSDIRISKKAVQQHSKSKCLEDAHNDEFVDFDSFYLIAMLPPLDTLPPPPNAPCLPIKSHNAPPITLVLDLDETLVHCSSKKVDNPGMVISFDFKEKQHEIYVKKRPGFDEFLEHVSQLFETVIFTASDRVYADKLLSILDPERKWIHHRIFRESCTYVLGNYLKNLHVLGRELSKVVIIDNSPFSFAYQLDNGIPINSWTDDHRDRELLHLLPFLESAAACSDVRPLLHSKFHLQDRLEEFKKSYFL, from the exons ATGATATTTGAAAACGAAGGGGGGAGTCCTCTAGTAGAGACATATGTCACTCTCAGCAGCAGCCCGAGGATTGGAGATAAAGTTTTATCTTCGACTTTACAAGGCTGCCAAAACATAGACCAGCAAAGCGTTTCGATGCTCAATCAGACCAGCTCAAAGAAGAGAGATGTCCACGATGTGTCTATCATTGGCCTGAATAAAGCTCAGAGTACC AAATTAAAAAGTAAGCGCCCGAAAAAATCGAGTTTGACGGTCTCACTCAATTCGGCGAAAAGTTTACTAGGCAATACATCAATTAAGGATAAAGATCGATCAGGTG ATCCATTTTTTTCTACCAACCTCCCTTGCGAAGGAAAATGCTCGCATCTCCCGACCCTTGTCGAAAAAGATGGAAAAGCTACACTGCCGCTTTCTAGTGTCGGCGCGACAGAAACGAGTACCGGACCACCTTCTTCATCGCCACCATGCTCTACTAGAGTGGTAGCCCGCAAAGCTTCGGTCGCTAATTATCTTACTGCTTACAGGGTTATGCGAAATATCAATCGGGCGTTCCTCAAATTTAACGAAAAAATACGCTCTTTACGTCAACCTCATTTTCCTATAAACAATAGTCTAGAGCAGGAACAGGGAGCGCGTCTGAGTGCGAGCAGTGACATCCGTATATCCAAAAAGGCCGTCCAACAGCATTCGAAGTCGAAATGTTTGGAAGATGCACATAACGACGAGTTTGTTGATTTTGATTCTTTTTACCTAATTGCGATGTTGCCTCCTTTAGATACACTTCCGCCCCCGCCAAATGCACCTTGCTTACCTATTAAATCTCATAATGCACCCCCGATCACACTCGTGTTAGATCTTGACGAAACCCTTGTTCATTGCAGCTCGAAGAAGGTCGATAATCCCGGTATGGTTATTTCCTTTGATTTCAAAGAGAAGCAGCACGAGATATATGTCAAAAAGCGCCCAGGCTTCGACGAGTTTTTGGAGCATGTCAGCCAATTATTTGAGACCGTCATATTCACAGCCTCTGATAGGGTGTATGCCGACAAGCTTCTAAGCATTTTAGATCCAGAAAGAAAGTGGATCCACCATAGAATCTTTCGCGAAAGTTGTACCTATGTTTTGGGAAATTATCTTAAAAACTTGCACGTTCTGGGTCGCGAattgtctaaagttgtcattatcgACAATTCACCGTTCTCTTTTGCCTATCAGTTGGACAATGGGATTCCAATCAACAGCTGGACTGACGACCACCGAGATAGAGAACTTCTCCACTTACTGCCATTTTTAGAGTCTGCAGCAGCGTGCTCCGACGTGAGGCCACTTTTGCACTCCAAATTTCACCTTCAAGACCGCCTAGAAGAGTTCAAAAAGAGCTATTTCCTGTAG
- the LOC126322581 gene encoding uncharacterized protein LOC126322581 isoform X1, whose protein sequence is MSYEEQILFYRLKRKVAHIVLNRRIVDVPKDAPVNDHFWILLPESDEIIAKLQFWKQNPMRDLHLDVYFTESPDSAEPKLVLMEKWTVAYVPTDVESRNVDLKIMSALRPLYTFTRNVPLYYLRRLCLQKGTLPISFSYRFSDSPTEPFERDAPVERKQFSTVEHVSLVVQYRSHYNLVMKAVPICVEIKDYTGKHVSASKLDNTVVVPQSGSEFQNRAQRYSANEGGGNEFEPCPQDASPHDAEDYSLFGAFQYAPNPGSSWISASSLESQSSLQHEADRYSLKSLSSEALKTASRRGSGHQSKCHYDTRSGAFFKGLAPPRNVIGSTQTSNSASSDVPEPALGSPDFMSSLILDDTDDEWVDCGLIRKTPVLLGLRPSRILDALMSYERLSAHYDKLTKQ, encoded by the exons ATGTCGTACGAGGAGCAGATTCTTTTTTACAGGTTGAAGAGGAAGGTGGCGCATATCGTGTTGAATCGCCGAATCGTGGACGTGCCGAAGGACGCGCCTGTGAACGACCAC TTTTGGATTTTGCTGCCAGAGTCCGATGAGATTATAGCAAAGCTGCAGTTTTGGAAGCAGAACCCGATGAGGGACTTGCACTTGGACGTATACTTTACCGAGTCTCCCGATAGCGCGGAGCCCAAATTGGTTTTAATGGAGAAGTGGACAGTTGCCTACGTTCCGACTGACGTTGAGAGCCGGAACGTCGACCTCAAGATTATGTCTGCGCTTAGGCCGTTGTATACGTTTACTAGGAACGTGCCTCTGTATTACTTGCGTCGTCTTTGTTTGCAGAAGGGGACGTTGCCCATTTCTTTTTCTTATCGTTTCAGTGACTCTCCGACGGAGCCTTTCGAGCGCGACGCGCCAGTGGAGAGGAAGCAGTTTTCCACGGTTGAACACGTGTCTTTGGTGGTTCAGTACCGGAGTCATTACAATTTAGTGATGAAGGCGGTGCCAATTTGCGTTGAAATCAAGGATTACACAGGAAAGCACGTGTCCGCATCCAAGCTGGACAACACGGTGGTGGTTCCTCAGTCCGGGTCCGAGTTTCAAAACAGAGCGCAGCGATACAGCGCGAACGAGGGTGGCGGGAACGAATTTGAGCCGTGCCCGCAAGACGCATCACCTCATGATGCTGAAGATTATTCGCTGTTTGGCGCTTTTCAGTACGCCCCCAATCCGGGGAGCAGCTGGATTTCGGCTTCTTCTCTCGAGTCTCAGAGCTCCTTGCAACACGAGGCGGACAGGTACTCTTTGAAGTCCCTCTCGTCCGAAGCGCTGAAGACTGCATCCAGGAGGGGATCTGGCCACCAGAGTAAGTGCCACTACGACACGCGGTCTGGCGCCTTCTTCAAGGGGCTCGCGCCGCCCAGAAACGTTATCGGGTCGACTCAAACATCCAACAGCGCTTCCAGCGACGTGCCGGAGCCCGCGTTGGGAAGTCCGGACTTCATGTCGAGCTTGATTTTAGACGACACCGACGACGAATGGGTCGACTGCGGACTGATTAGGAAAACGCCGGTTTTGCTAGGACTTAGGCCGTCGAGGATTTTGGACGCTCTGATGAGCTACGAAAGACTTTCAGCTCATTACGATAAATTAAcgaaacaatga
- the LOC126322612 gene encoding DNA repair and recombination protein RAD54B-like, translated as MLTQSPRGPFHPHIKKAIVISPASLIQLWAKEVKKWLGQARLRPTVVIENSKKQTDFLIQNFATRVDEKLLIISYEQIRVNFSALEHVSFDLMVCDEGHRLKNPSAKITQCISSLKCSHRIILTGTPFQNNLSEYRALVEFVNPGFLGTIEEFRKSYERPILAARGPDSDQESIRFGLHQLDELIKRTSTFILKRTSKVLEAFLPPKIEQIVFCLPTCAQVEFYRSVLSHLSYDEQNVLQNITKLMKICNHPELVLPKESAMSDCLLDEIDASFLQLLSSASDSRISTHTPYQRFSFSPELSGKMIVLAQLAQAIRAATTDKLVVLSSFTKTLDVLQKMFESCGWKCLRLDGNTELSERSQLVDRFQCDTSIFIFLLSTKAGGVGLNLCSANRLVLFDSAWNPAFDSQALARVWRDGQTKTTWIYRLLSTGMIDEKIFQRQLMKNDIGELILEQDGRHCFPSSQKKKCPNSDKRPNFNQSRLPTSFASRLSIEDLKDIFSLNCDTRCDTHDISGCRCELSQLKKSSHKLSKTAFRKSTNKVREENIGDWVHYANPLDCQDEIIKSIAASKPITKRADDILEAEGIISFIFSKSTTNHTSYTPSSDARSQTQHV; from the coding sequence ATGCTGACTCAGAGTCCACGCGGCCCGTTTCACCCACATATAAAGAAGGCAATCGTCATTTCGCCGGCATCGCTTATCCAGCTCTGGGCCAAAGAGGTCAAGAAATGGCTCGGACAGGCGAGACTGCGGCCAACAGTTGTCATTGAAAATTCCAAAAAGCAAACTGATTTTTTGATTCAAAACTTTGCCACTCGAGTCGACGAAAAGCTGTTGATCATCTCCTACGAGCAAATCCGGGTCAACTTCTCAGCCTTGGAACACGTGAGCTTCGACTTGATGGTTTGCGACGAGGGGCACAGACTCAAAAATCCCTCTGCTAAGATCACACAGTGCATTTCTAGCCTGAAATGTTCACATCGCATCATCCTTACGGGTACCCCTTTTCAAAACAACCTCTCCGAGTATCGAGCGCTGGTAGAATTTGTTAATCCCGGATTTTTGGGAACTATCGAAGAATTTAGAAAATCCTATGAAAGACCTATTTTAGCCGCCAGAGGACCTGATTCAGACCAGGAATCCATCCGATTTGGCCTGCACCAATTAGATGAGCTCATAAAACGCACATCGACCTTCATTCTCAAAAGGACGAGCAAAGTCTTAGAGGCATTTCTACCTCCAAAAATCGAACAAATCGTATTTTGTCTTCCGACTTGCGCCCAAGTGGAATTCTATCGGTCCGTGCTGTCTCATTTGAGCTACGACGAACAAAACGTCCTCCAGAACATAACTAAGCTCATGAAGATCTGTAACCATCCAGAACTCGTTCTTCCGAAGGAAAGTGCAATGTCGGATTGCCTTCTTGACGAAATAGATGCATCTTTTCTCCAGCTCTTAAGCAGCGCTTCCGATTCTAGAATCTCCACTCATACACCATACCAGCGGTTCTCATTTTCTCCAGAATTGTCCGGAAAGATGATCGTCTTGGCGCAGCTCGCGCAAGCCATTCGGGCCGCGACGACCGATAAGCTCGTCGTTCTGTCGAGCTTTACCAAGACGCTCGACGTTCTGCAAAAGATGTTCGAGTCATGCGGCTGGAAGTGTCTTCGACTAGACGGGAATACGGAGCTGTCCGAAAGAAGTCAGTTGGTCGACCGCTTTCAATGCGACACCTCCATATTCATTTTTCTGCTCTCTACGAAGGCCGGCGGTGTCGGCCTAAACCTGTGCTCCGCCAATCGACTCGTTCTCTTTGACAGCGCTTGGAATCCTGCGTTCGACTCACAAGCTCTGGCGCGCGTTTGGAGAGATGGACAAACCAAAACGACATGGATCTACCGGCTATTGTCCACCGGCATGATCGACGAAAAGATATTCCAGAGACAACTGATGAAAAACGACATTGGCGAACTCATCTTAGAACAAGACGGCCGTCACTGCTTTCcttcctctcaaaaaaaaaaatgtccaaattCCGATAAAAGACCTAATTTTAACCAATCTCGGCTGCCGACTTCTTTCGCTTCTCGGCTATCTATCGAAGACCTCAAGGATATCTTCAGCTTGAATTGCGACACCCGATGCGACACGCACGATATTTCTGGATGCCGGTGCGAGCTATCCCAACTAAAAAAAAGCAGCCACAAACTCAGCAAAACCGCTTTTCGCAAGTCGACAAACAAAGTTCGAGAAGAAAACATCGGAGACTGGGTACATTACGCGAACCCACTCGACTGTCAAGACGAGATCATCAAATCAATTGCTGCCTCCAAACCCATAACAAAAAGAGCCGACGACATTCTGGAAGCAGAAGGAATCATATCTTTCATCTTTTCAAAATCAACGACGAATCACACATCCTACACCCCCAGCTCTGATGCACGTTCGCAAACACAGCACGTATAA
- the LOC126322580 gene encoding uncharacterized protein LOC126322580, with product MFPCQRLVKRTISDAQIQKEINAKEVGKLRVSVLERWQDVELREKLLDIWHNISPSSVHALVNSHMMISIFRHFPSQVREGAKLATVCAPELLSQVDLNQTALHRTHPEFWIDLLCQSLENNADENNRMRQMYREMFKKKIKHYWFDIAMESYRSLFLLQAAELILDHAELILKSTSDPTNDSTLAQPSHFNASPYFQAGMQTQQEHLRIFSTEDWMRDFIPHMVGAMNGDQASTSTVKYKAEIEKNPVAQHYLGRLYSSGTSCLPKDIDRAIYWQKQSANAGYAVAQDDLGSYYFSQRDFSRAKKLFKQSARTGYIRGQLHLGDLYSKEFEFNSHNYKALIKSLNCYLAASTNMWYSNQEEWVASIARSRIDSLKTTILSQLHNFTVQPISGSHHSPLFSRRVKKTLVSTGKILLILFLSLLAGVFFIFIFL from the exons ATGTTCCCTTG TCAGAGACTTGTAAAAAGGACAATATCGGATGCGCAAATTCAAAAAGAGATCAATGCCAAGGAGGTCGGCAAGTTGCGTGTTTCGGTTTTAGAAAGATGGCAAGACGTGGAGTTGAGAGAGAAGCTGTTAGATATCTGGCATAACATTAGCCCCTCCTCTGTACATGCGTTGGTGAATTCTCACATGATGATTAGCATATTTCGTCATTTTCCAAGTCAAGTACGAGAAGGAGCAAAACTCGCGACAGTATGCGCGCCAGAACTGTTGTCGCAAGTAGACCTGAACCAAACTGCGCTCCATAGGACCCATCCAGAATTCTGGATCGATTTGCTGTGCCAGAGTCTTGAAAATAACGCGGACGAAAACAACCGCATGCGGCAAATGTATCGCGAaatgtttaagaaaaaaattaagcaCTATTGGTTCGACATTGCCATGGAGTCTTATCGCTCGTTGTTCTTACTTCAAGCAGCAGAACTTATCTTGGATCATGCAGAACTCATCCTAAAATCAACCAGTGACCCAACCAACGACAGCACTCTAGCACAGCCTTCTCACTTCAATGCGTCTCCATATTTTCAGGCCGGCATGCAAACGCAGCAAGAGCATCTTCGCATTTTCTCTACGGAAGATTGGATGCGCGACTTCATCCCCCACATGGTAGGTGCCATGAACGGTGATCAGGCGTCCACTAGTACAGTAAAATATAAAGCAGAAATCGAAAAAAATCCAGTCGCTCAGCACTATTTAGGCAGGCTTTACTCTTCCGGCACCTCCTGTCTTCCAAAAGACATTGACAGGGCTATCTATTGGCAAAAGCAGTCTGCAAATGCCGGGTATGCCGTCGCGCAAGACGATCTGGGATCTTACTACTTCTCACAGCGCGATTTTTCTCGCGCCAAAAAACTCTTCAAGCAAAGCGCCCGCACTGGATACATTCGTGGACAGCTTCATCTCGGTGACCTGTACTCCAAAGAATTTGAATTTAATAGCCACAATTACAAAGCCCTCATCAAATCGCTCAACTGCTACCTAGCGGCTTCCACCAATATGTGGTATTCCAACCAAGAAGAATGGGTCGCATCTATCGCTAGATCAAGGATAGACTCACTCAAGACGACAATCCTTTCACAGCTACATAATTTCACCGTACAACCCATATCCGGTTCACACCACTCGCCTCTCTTCTCACGCCGCGTCAAGAAGACGCTCGTGTCCACCGGTAAAATTCTGCTGATCTTATTCCTCTCGCTGCTGGCCGGcgtatttttcattttcatcttcttatAA